The following are from one region of the uncultured Fretibacterium sp. genome:
- a CDS encoding DUF3343 domain-containing protein, with protein sequence MSESTEARHYVLFPDVKNAQSLYELMKAAGVRCTFAPTPREADRCCGLAVLYQDAGDRERIERMAAENGVQVLRFFDGAAGDPERMKFC encoded by the coding sequence ATGAGTGAATCCACGGAGGCGCGGCACTACGTGCTCTTTCCGGACGTGAAGAACGCTCAGTCCCTGTACGAGCTGATGAAGGCGGCCGGGGTCCGCTGCACCTTCGCCCCGACGCCGCGTGAGGCGGACCGGTGCTGCGGTCTGGCGGTCCTTTATCAGGATGCCGGCGACCGGGAACGTATCGAGCGCATGGCCGCGGAGAACGGAGTCCAGGTTCTGCGGTTCTTCGACGGTGCGGCCGGCGACCCGGAGCGCATGAAGTTCTGCTGA
- a CDS encoding double-cubane-cluster-containing anaerobic reductase — translation MTDYRAMWEGLGMDVNTHDLLCEALPQAFGDVYLSQGNRPEGMDYFNMVVAEIHGIRPMELVEHQKKGGRVVGSFCIHVPDEVVVAAGAIATGLCSGSQFWVPGGEKKLPTATCPLIKASLGARFDRTCPFFRLADLFVGETTCDGKKKAWEILAEDAPMYIMDIPQMKRERDYAHWRDEIHGYIRRLEELTGNRVTEGSLHDAIVLLNGKRRALRRLSDFRKLDAVPISGKDVLLITQIAFYDDPGRFTSMVNKLCDELDQRARAGVSVFPKGAKRILFTGTPLSIPNWKLHHIVESLGGAVVCEEMCTGIRYYERCVDEDGRTLDEMVDRLTERYLGGIHCACFTPNSERIDDILRLAREYRADGVIDVNLKFCNIYDTEGYFVERALKDAGIPVLGVETDYTDQDAEQLKTRIGAFLEMLGGR, via the coding sequence ATGACCGATTACAGGGCGATGTGGGAGGGCCTGGGCATGGACGTGAACACGCACGACCTGCTGTGCGAGGCGCTTCCTCAGGCGTTTGGCGACGTCTATCTGTCGCAGGGGAACAGGCCGGAGGGCATGGACTATTTCAACATGGTCGTGGCGGAGATTCACGGCATCCGTCCGATGGAGTTGGTCGAGCACCAGAAGAAGGGGGGCAGGGTCGTCGGCTCCTTCTGCATCCACGTCCCGGACGAGGTGGTGGTGGCCGCGGGGGCCATCGCCACGGGGCTGTGCAGCGGTTCGCAGTTCTGGGTGCCGGGCGGGGAGAAAAAGCTCCCCACCGCGACCTGCCCGCTCATCAAGGCCTCGCTCGGCGCGCGCTTCGACCGCACCTGCCCCTTCTTCCGCCTCGCGGACCTGTTCGTCGGGGAGACGACCTGCGACGGGAAGAAGAAGGCCTGGGAGATCCTGGCCGAGGACGCGCCCATGTACATCATGGACATCCCGCAGATGAAGCGCGAGAGGGACTATGCGCACTGGAGGGACGAGATCCACGGCTACATCCGCAGACTGGAGGAGCTGACGGGCAACCGGGTCACGGAGGGCAGCCTGCACGACGCCATCGTGCTGCTGAACGGAAAGCGCCGCGCCCTCCGGAGGCTTTCGGACTTCCGCAAACTGGACGCCGTCCCCATCAGTGGGAAGGACGTCCTCTTGATTACGCAGATCGCCTTCTACGACGACCCCGGGCGGTTCACGTCGATGGTGAACAAGCTCTGCGACGAGCTGGACCAGCGGGCCCGCGCGGGCGTGTCCGTGTTTCCGAAGGGGGCGAAGCGCATCCTGTTCACGGGGACGCCGCTCTCGATCCCCAACTGGAAGCTGCACCACATCGTCGAGAGCCTCGGAGGGGCCGTCGTGTGCGAGGAGATGTGCACCGGCATCCGCTACTACGAGCGGTGCGTGGACGAGGACGGCAGGACCCTGGACGAGATGGTGGACCGCCTGACGGAGCGCTATCTGGGCGGCATCCACTGCGCCTGCTTCACCCCGAACTCGGAGCGCATCGACGACATCCTGCGCCTGGCCCGCGAGTACCGCGCGGACGGCGTCATCGACGTCAACCTGAAGTTCTGCAACATCTACGACACCGAGGGATATTTCGTGGAACGGGCCCTGAAGGACGCGGGGATCCCGGTGCTGGGCGTCGAGACCGACTACACGGACCAGGATGCCGAGCAGCTCAAGACCCGCATCGGGGCGTTCCTGGAGATGCTGGGCGGGCGATGA